A genomic window from Silene latifolia isolate original U9 population chromosome Y, ASM4854445v1, whole genome shotgun sequence includes:
- the LOC141630542 gene encoding uncharacterized protein LOC141630542 — protein sequence MSVISKIVPDISKIEQLDGQNYKRWSQKLLMFFEQLEIDYVLFNDPPKPVVPSDAETTPPAAKAVKSNEDDIAKFVKDNKTARCHILNNMVNPLFDLFADNKSAKVIWESFEKKYGVTMRVHVYENLCADIVSEGMKLDDLFVANVLLEKFPPSWSEYRNQLKHKKKDMSLMELISHMRTEEANRLKDNLLCLRS from the exons ATGTCTGTCATTTCGAAAATTGTACCTGATATTTCGAAAATTGAGCAATTGGATGGTCAGAATTATAAGCGTTGGTCCCAGAAACTGTTGATGTTTTTTGAGCAGTTGGaaatagattatgttttatttaatGACCCGCCAAAACCTGTTGTTCCGTCTGATGCTGAGACTACCCCTCCTGCGGCTAAGGCAGTTAAGTCAAATGAAGATGATATTGCTAAATTTGTTAAGGACAATAAAACTGCTAGGTGTCACATACTTAATAACATGGTTAACCCGCTGTTCGATTTATTTGCTGATAATAAATCGGCTAAAGTCATTTGGGAGTCCTTTGAAAAAAAATATGGGGTGACGATGCGG GTTCATGTCTATGAAAACTTGTGTGCTGATATTGTTAGTGAGGGCATGAAATTAGACGACCTTTTTGTTGCTAATGTGCTGTTGGAAAAATTCCCTCCCTCCTGGTCTGAGTATAGAAATCAgctaaaacacaaaaagaaagacATGTCCCTTATGGAACTTATCAGTCatatgaggaccgaagaggcaaatcgcctCAAAGACAACCTGCTTTGTTTACGGTCGTGA